One part of the Anopheles merus strain MAF chromosome 3L, AmerM5.1, whole genome shotgun sequence genome encodes these proteins:
- the LOC121599068 gene encoding cell division control protein 45 homolog, producing MFIADLRKDFYQQLIGKRILVLVNYDLDAICASKILQALFRCDNVIYSIVPIMGLAAMRRAYSEHRGDIRYVLLVNCGGCIDIVDVLQPDQDVVFFICDSHRPYDVCNVYSDGQVRILGEMNRNENIPAFEDIFQDSDNESGDEDEEDDDDAGYNEDGGGSDSDGGGGAPKPANNRIQRIEQRLLRRREHKAWQERRLTLMFEYAQYAYYGSSSALSIFELAWRMSKDSLDLLWWAIVGVTEQKLLGKVESASYTLLIEKLQSHVSRLTNKASDQAIQTSVKIVFESDLQLALFRHWSVLDSLRYSYYPACRLKLWTHKGDKQMNELLVDMGLPLVQAKQTFNAMDLVLRREFYEKIEKFAEKYNMPDVTYASFVLQYGYRNKYSAADYVYSMLAILESVRQDRLPEACFLQSMDALSRGKKAILDEGIDLCKTLLTTIFKQVQTCLEMHQIRSAGPFLYLVLQEEVSFFSCPYGLLLLARFLLRAHVAVSRNRRAQELPLIAVAPIDLARGISLLAGVPPVCEDSRHFFAKAFEEAGNRSGAVISQDFFETAVIQIKQSDCTKFLDALTVMLS from the exons ATGTTTATCGCCGACCTGAGGAAGGACTTTTACCAGCAGCTCATCGGCAAGCGCATACTGGTGCTGGTGAACTACGATCTGGATGCGATCTGCGCGAGCAAGATACTGCAGGCCCTGTTCCGCTGCGACAATGTGATCTACTCGATCGTGCCGATCATGGGGCTGGCCGCGATGCGGCGGGCGTACAGCGAGCACCGGGGCGACATCCGGTACGTGCTGCTGGTCAACTGTGGCGGCTGCATCGACATCGTGGACGTGCTGCAGCCGGACCAGGACGTGGTGTTTTTCATCTGCGACTCGCACCGCCCGTACGACGTGTGCAATGTGTACAGCGATGGGCAG GTGCGCATACTGGGCGAGATGAACAGAAACGAAAACATACCTGCGTTCGAGGACATCTTTCAAGATTCGGACAACGAGAGTGGTgatgaggacgaggaggacgatgatgatgccggATACAACGAGGACGGCGGTGGAAGTGACagcgacggtggtggtggtgcaccAAAACCGGCCAACAATCGTATCCAGCGCATCGAGCAGCGGTTGCTGCGTCGTCGCGAACACAAAGCCTGGCAGGAGCGACGGCTCACGCTGATGTTCGAGTACGCCCAGTACGCCTACTACGGTTCCAGCTCGGCGCTCAGCATCTTCGAGCTGGCGTGGCGCATGTCGAAAGATTCGCTCGATCTGCTCTGGTGGGCGATCGTCGGCGTCACCGAGCAGAAGCTACTGGGGAAGGTGGAAAGCGCCTCGTACACGCTGCTCATCGAAAAGCTCCAATCGCACGTGTCGCGCCTCACCAACAAAGCGAGCGACCAGGCCATCCAAACGTCCGTAAAGATCGTGTTCGAGAGCGATCTGCAGCTGGCCCTGTTCCGGCACTGGAGCGTGCTGGACTCGCTGCGCTACTCCTACTACCCGGCCTGCCGGCTCAAGCTCTGGACGCACAAGGGCGACAAGCAGATGAACGAGCTGCTGGTCGACATGGGCCTGCCGCTCGTGCAGGCGAAGCAAACGTTCAACGCGATGGATCTGGTGCTGCGGCGCGAGTTTTACGAAAAGATTGAAAAGTTTGCCGAGAAGTACAACATGCCCGACGTAACGTACGCCTCGTTCGTGCTGCAGTACGGCTACCGCAACAAGTACTCGGCCGCCGACTACGTGTACTCCATGCTGGCGATACTGGAGTCGGTGCGGCAGGATCGGTTACCGGAGGCGTGCTTTCTGCAGTCGATGGATGCGCTGTCGCGCGGCAAAAAGGCCATCCTGGACGAGGGCATCGATCTGTGCAAAACGCTGCTGACGACCATCTTCAAGCAGGTGCAGACGTGCCTGGAGATGCATCAGATCCGCTCGGCTGGTCCGTTTCTGTACCTGGTGCTGCAGGAGGAGGTGTCGTTCTTTAGCTGCCCGTacgggttgctgctgctggcgcggTTTTTGCTCCGTGCGCATGTGGCCGTGTCGCGCAATCGGCGAGCGCAGGAGTTGCCCCTGATTGCGGTCGCTCCGATCGATCTGGCGCGGGGGATCTCGCTGCTCGCGGGCGTACCGCCCGTCTGCGAGGACAGTCGGCACTTTTTTGCGAAAGCGTTCGAGGAGGCGGGCAATCGGAGCGGAGCGGTAATCTCGCAGGACTTTTTCGAGACGGCCGTCATACAGATCAAGCAGTCCGACTGTACCAAGTTTCTCGACGCGCTGACGGTTATGCTTAgttga
- the LOC121599070 gene encoding mitochondrial tRNA-specific 2-thiouridylase 1: MFRRVVVGISGGVDSAVSAYLLKKRGFKVCGAFMKNWDLIDESGYCSGEQDFEDAQRLCRTLNIPLEEINFVKDYWVEVFGNFLKDYEAGITPNPDILCNRHIKFNRFFHHARERLGADAIATGHYARTNFGPFLERYNENEKVRLLMAPDPIKDQTFFLSQISAEALRRTMFPIGALTKPQVKQLAIEVGLEAYARKKESMGICFVGKRSFQQFIGEYIETKPGPFVDVDSGREVGQHAGLHHWTVGQKCKIGGCSQPYYVLRKHRESNVIEVASGHDHPLLYTDMVYTERPVWINAPPGLSSEGRVVRCEFRFQHTKPLVGCSVIETHGRQLFVKLDRPLRAITPGQYAVFYRNEECFGSARILQPGPSIVYSAAGVSLKSEASG, encoded by the exons ATGTTTCGCCGTGTGGTGGTCGGTATATCCGGCGGCGTAGATAGTGCAGTGTCCGCGTATCTGCTCAAGAAGCGAG GCTTCAAGGTATGCGGTGCGTTTATGAAAAATTGGGACCTAATCGATGAGTCCGGCTACTGTTCCGGGGAGCAGGATTTCGAGGATGCCCAGCGGCTGTGCCGGACGCTGAACATACCGCTGGAGGAGATCAACTTTGTGAAGGACTACTGGGTGGAGGTGTTTGG AAACTTTCTCAAGGACTATGAAGCAGGAATTACCCCAAATCCGGACATTCTGTGCAACAGACACATCAAGTTCAATCGCTTCTTTCACCATGCCCGCGAGCGGCTTGGTGCTGATGCGATCGCTACCGGCCACTATGCTCGAACCAACTTTGGCCCATTTCTGGAGCGGTacaatgaaaatgaaa AAGTACGCCTCCTGATGGCACCGGATCCGATCAAAGATCAAACGTTTTTCCTGTCACAAATCTCCGCCGAAGCCCTGCGCCGCACAATGTTCCCGATCGGTGCCCTGACGAAGCCGCAAGTCAAGCAGCTAGCCATCGAAGTAGGCCTCGAAGCGTATGCACGCAAGAAGGAAAGCATGGGCATCTGTTTCGTGGGCAAGCGTTCGTTCCAGCAGTTTATCGGCGAGTACATCGAAACCAAGCCGGGCCCGTTCGTGGACGTGGACAGTGGGCGGGAGGTGGGTCAGCATGCCGGTCTGCATCACTGGACGGTTGGGCAGAAGTGTAAAATCGGTGGCTGCTCCCAGCCGTACTACGTGCTGCGGAAGCATCGGGAAAGCAACGTGATTGAGGTAGCGTCCGGCCATGATCATCCGCTGCTGTACACGGACATGGTGTATACCGAGCGGCCGGTTTGGATCAATGCTCCTCCGGGGCTGTCGTCGGAGGGACGGGTGGTACGGTGTGAATTTCGCTTCCAGCACACGAAACCGCTGGTGGGTTGTAGCGTCATTGAGACGCACGGCCGGCAGCTGTTTGTTAAGCTCGATCGGCCGCTTCGGGCGATTACGCCGGGACAGTATGCGGTGTTTTACCGCAACGAGGAGTGTTTCGGTAGTGCGCGAATACTGCAACCGGGACCGTCGATAGTGTACAGTGCGGCGGGTGTGTCGCTGAAGAGTGAAGCTAGTGGGTAG
- the LOC121599069 gene encoding transmembrane protein 165 isoform X2 has protein sequence MSGKSVMNKFVLRNIAQRLVHCMYVCVFYLILVCMLDTAGIGADKMPQEDISVVTEVDGLSPDGSSSAPTEGKGLLSSDIGFVHAFAASFMVIIVSELGDKTFFIAAIMAMRHPRLTVFAGAIAALALMTVLSVLFGIAATIIPRVYTFYISTALFALFGLKMLYDGYHMSATGAAEELEEVQSDLRKREDELEREANAGGSLMSQDAESGASTSGRRGTGRGRNSNNSALKLLLRIFMQAFTMTFVAEWGDRSQLTTVILSARENVYGVIAGGIIGHSICTGLAVIGGRMIAQRISVRTVTLIGGVVFLLFALSALIFGPGEEEPVKVPIT, from the exons ATGTCCGGGAAAAGTGTAATGAACAAGTTCGTGCTGCGGAACATCGCCCAGCGGCTGGTGCACTGCATGTACGTGTGCGTCTTCTACCTGATACTGGTGTGCATGCTCGATACAGCCGGCATAGGGGCGGACAAGATGCCGCAGGAGGACATCTCCGTCGTGACCGAGGTGGATggg CTCTCCCcggacggcagcagcagtgcgccGACCGAGGGCAAGGGACTGCTCTCGTCCGATATCGGGTTCGTGCACGCGTTCGCCGCCTCCTTCATGGTGATAATCGTGTCCGAGCTGGGCGACAAAACGTTCTTCATTGCGGCGATCATGGCGATGCGGCACCCGCGGCTGACCGTGTTTGCCGGCGCCATTGCCGCGCTCGCCCTCATGACCGTGCTGTCGGTGCTGTTCGGCATCGCGGCCACGATCATACCGCGCGTCTACACGTTCTACATCTCGACCGCGCTGTTCGCCCTGTTCGGGCTGAAGATGCTGTACGACGGGTACCACATGTCGGCGACCGGTGCGGCCGAGGAGCTGGAGGAGGTGCAGTCCGATCTGCGAAAGCGCGAAGACGAG CTGGAACGGGAGGCGAACGCGGGCGGCAGTCTGATGTCCCAGGATGCGGAATCGGGCGCCTCCACCAGCGGCCGGCGGGGGACGGGCCGGggccgcaacagcaacaacagtgcgctgaagctgctgctgcgcatcTTCATGCAGGCGTTCACGATGACGTTCGTCGCCGAGTGGGGCGACCGGTCCCAGCTGACCACCGTCATACTGAGCGCGCGCGAAAACGTGTACGGTGTGATCGCGGGCGGCATCATCGGACACTCGATCTGCACCGGACTGGCTGTGATTGGCGGGCGCATGATCGCCCAGCGAATTTCCGTCCGTACTG TGACCCTCAttggtggtgttgtgttcCTGCTGTTCGCTCTCAGTGCGCTCATCTTCGGCCCGGGTGAGGAAGAACCCGTCAAGGTGCCTATTACTTAA
- the LOC121599069 gene encoding uncharacterized protein LOC121599069 isoform X1, whose protein sequence is MSGKSVMNKFVLRNIAQRLVHCMYVCVFYLILVCMLDTAGIGADKMPQEDISVVTEVDGLSPDGSSSAPTEGKGLLSSDIGFVHAFAASFMVIIVSELGDKTFFIAAIMAMRHPRLTVFAGAIAALALMTVLSVLFGIAATIIPRVYTFYISTALFALFGLKMLYDGYHMSATGAAEELEEVQSDLRKREDELARSMSGSRKETVELVPLSDGEEGQPRSKASDILPRRQHGPSNHGSIHSLVEPQAGGHHTTMSSGGTLRLSASATQLTGAGPGAGSKPGISTADGGAKLTECDGVAQQGGEGEGPGKTVLLLDGGGERGEQRQRLRAVADSQAAGSSSTSLTVATATANGSAAKMLEREANAGGSLMSQDAESGASTSGRRGTGRGRNSNNSALKLLLRIFMQAFTMTFVAEWGDRSQLTTVILSARENVYGVIAGGIIGHSICTGLAVIGGRMIAQRISVRTVTLIGGVVFLLFALSALIFGPGEEEPVKVPIT, encoded by the exons ATGTCCGGGAAAAGTGTAATGAACAAGTTCGTGCTGCGGAACATCGCCCAGCGGCTGGTGCACTGCATGTACGTGTGCGTCTTCTACCTGATACTGGTGTGCATGCTCGATACAGCCGGCATAGGGGCGGACAAGATGCCGCAGGAGGACATCTCCGTCGTGACCGAGGTGGATggg CTCTCCCcggacggcagcagcagtgcgccGACCGAGGGCAAGGGACTGCTCTCGTCCGATATCGGGTTCGTGCACGCGTTCGCCGCCTCCTTCATGGTGATAATCGTGTCCGAGCTGGGCGACAAAACGTTCTTCATTGCGGCGATCATGGCGATGCGGCACCCGCGGCTGACCGTGTTTGCCGGCGCCATTGCCGCGCTCGCCCTCATGACCGTGCTGTCGGTGCTGTTCGGCATCGCGGCCACGATCATACCGCGCGTCTACACGTTCTACATCTCGACCGCGCTGTTCGCCCTGTTCGGGCTGAAGATGCTGTACGACGGGTACCACATGTCGGCGACCGGTGCGGCCGAGGAGCTGGAGGAGGTGCAGTCCGATCTGCGAAAGCGCGAAGACGAG CTCGCCCGTTCCATGAGCGGCAGCCGCAAGGAAACGGTCGAACTCGTCCCGCTCAGCGACGGGGAGGAAGGGCAGCCGCGATCGAAGGCGTCCGACATCTTGCCCCGCCGGCAGCACGGCCCCAGCAACCATGGCTCCATCCACTCGCTGGTCGAACCGCAGGCGGGCGGCCACCACACGACCATGTCTTCCGGCGGGACGCTGCGGCTGTCCGCGTCCGCCACCCAGCTGACCGGTGCCGGGCCGGGCGCTGGCAGCAAACCGGGAATCTCAACTGCCGATGGTGGCGCGAAGCTGACCGAGTGTGACGGCGTTGCCCAACAGGGCGGCGAAGGAGAGGGCCCAGGCAAGACCGTGCTACTGCTGGACGGTGGCGGAGAGCGGGGCGAACAGAGGCAGCGGCTGCGGGCGGTGGCGGATTCGCAGGCGGCGGGCAGCAGCTCCACGTCGCTGACAGTGGCTACTGCGACCGCCAACGGGTCCGCAGCGAAAATG CTGGAACGGGAGGCGAACGCGGGCGGCAGTCTGATGTCCCAGGATGCGGAATCGGGCGCCTCCACCAGCGGCCGGCGGGGGACGGGCCGGggccgcaacagcaacaacagtgcgctgaagctgctgctgcgcatcTTCATGCAGGCGTTCACGATGACGTTCGTCGCCGAGTGGGGCGACCGGTCCCAGCTGACCACCGTCATACTGAGCGCGCGCGAAAACGTGTACGGTGTGATCGCGGGCGGCATCATCGGACACTCGATCTGCACCGGACTGGCTGTGATTGGCGGGCGCATGATCGCCCAGCGAATTTCCGTCCGTACTG TGACCCTCAttggtggtgttgtgttcCTGCTGTTCGCTCTCAGTGCGCTCATCTTCGGCCCGGGTGAGGAAGAACCCGTCAAGGTGCCTATTACTTAA